The Echinicola rosea genome has a segment encoding these proteins:
- a CDS encoding right-handed parallel beta-helix repeat-containing protein — protein MPQKTEINNIAHNLARALLLVLLFAWSASGQDTSLEPSKTVMWNVKDHQAQGDGKADDTEAIQRTIGMASAGDTVWIPQGTYKVRTLGLRSGVHIKAEGTLVQQLDSTQEFTKGHQNSTAPLFRGKDISNVSISLNGQALHEAIYLSGSRNVTIYDSHFGGDSTKLRSFSGILLYKCADITIEKTTVTGFGTDRLHTDSYQPGTGIRILESKSILVQAVTIRKNGENGVFIHSSPDVQVLNSTISENGMSGIQVAFGTTGVEKDYRFENNILHDNASDAVDINNPSSKGPLAIHASIINNDSKDNGYVDGKSTPDGSGIATLVNVSAVEVIANRAKGNNRPAIYMEDCGEILVKDNVGDNQVELVGSLRHLDMLSNVFSNVTFINNVHARYILMENNQLATLHLPNGIRTDSLLVHKNELGNASLNINLQGNIQLQGNRIINEGKNPAMLLVKADGIRIADNHILSHRAPALTIHASAKDVLVKENTVRAANTCIIDQGAANLRIEGNKLTAMETGRHYFTLRSKNPQNLQLAGNEHTGKEEFPVIFFEGKGTARLNAEKIIRGTTDFGEVKVATSNL, from the coding sequence ATGCCACAAAAGACAGAAATTAACAACATAGCACACAACTTGGCCCGGGCCCTGCTGCTGGTTTTGCTGTTCGCTTGGAGTGCTTCCGGCCAGGACACTTCCCTGGAGCCATCGAAGACGGTAATGTGGAACGTCAAGGACCACCAAGCCCAGGGGGACGGTAAGGCCGATGATACCGAGGCCATCCAACGAACCATCGGAATGGCCAGTGCCGGAGACACGGTCTGGATTCCCCAAGGCACCTACAAGGTACGGACATTGGGACTAAGGTCTGGCGTGCACATCAAGGCAGAAGGTACCTTGGTCCAGCAATTGGACAGTACACAGGAATTTACCAAGGGGCATCAGAATTCCACTGCTCCCCTTTTCCGCGGCAAGGACATCTCGAACGTCTCCATTTCCCTTAATGGCCAGGCCCTCCATGAGGCCATTTACCTGAGCGGCAGCCGTAATGTCACCATTTATGATTCCCATTTCGGGGGCGACAGCACCAAGCTCCGCTCATTTTCCGGCATATTGCTGTACAAGTGCGCCGACATTACCATTGAGAAGACCACGGTGACGGGCTTTGGCACCGATCGGCTGCATACCGACAGCTACCAACCCGGGACCGGCATCAGGATCCTGGAAAGCAAAAGCATTCTGGTCCAAGCGGTCACCATCCGCAAAAACGGGGAGAACGGGGTGTTCATCCATTCCAGCCCTGATGTGCAGGTGCTCAACTCCACCATCAGCGAAAATGGCATGAGCGGCATCCAGGTTGCTTTCGGTACTACAGGAGTGGAAAAGGACTACCGGTTTGAAAACAATATCCTCCACGACAACGCCAGTGATGCAGTCGATATCAACAACCCTAGCTCCAAAGGCCCACTGGCCATCCATGCGTCCATCATCAACAACGACAGCAAGGACAATGGGTATGTGGACGGAAAGTCCACCCCTGACGGATCGGGCATTGCCACGCTGGTCAATGTATCCGCTGTTGAGGTGATCGCCAACCGGGCCAAAGGAAACAACCGTCCGGCCATATACATGGAAGACTGCGGCGAGATCCTGGTCAAGGACAATGTGGGCGACAACCAAGTGGAGCTGGTCGGCAGCCTTCGGCACCTTGACATGCTGTCCAATGTATTCTCCAACGTCACCTTTATCAATAATGTGCATGCCCGGTATATCCTTATGGAAAACAACCAGCTGGCCACCCTCCACCTTCCCAACGGCATACGGACCGATTCGCTTTTGGTCCATAAAAACGAGTTGGGCAATGCATCCCTCAACATCAACCTTCAGGGAAACATCCAGCTCCAGGGCAATCGCATCATCAATGAGGGAAAAAACCCGGCGATGCTACTGGTAAAAGCAGATGGTATCCGCATCGCCGACAACCACATCCTCAGCCACCGTGCCCCCGCCCTGACCATCCACGCCTCCGCCAAGGACGTCCTGGTCAAAGAAAACACGGTCCGGGCGGCCAACACCTGCATCATCGACCAAGGGGCGGCCAACCTACGCATAGAGGGCAACAAGCTCACGGCCATGGAAACGGGCAGGCATTACTTTACCCTGAGAAGCAAAAACCCGCAAAACCTCCAGCTTGCTGGGAACGAACATACCGGCAAGGAGGAATTTCCCGTGATTTTTTTTGAAGGCAAGGGCACTGCCCGACTGAATGCCGAAAAAATCATCCGTGGCACCACTGATTTTGGCGAGGTAAAAGTAGCCACCAGCAACCTATAA
- a CDS encoding glycosyltransferase family 2 protein yields MQRNSRITFSICIPAYKSKHLKECIDSILAQTIGDFELIILNDCSPQPVEEVVSQFDDKRIQYHKNDKNVGALHLVQNWNKCLSLASGEFIVIMGDDDLLEPDYLEAFSRLIAAHPSLDVYHCRSKIIDDRGTPWLLTPACPELEDVYDSIWHRLNQYRSNYISDYMYRSGPLRDQGGFYQLPLAWGSDDITAFMATGQKGIAHSPEAVFRYRSHSMSISSTSTNGLEKLDADMGYAAWLKKFLQENPMGETETVIYRHLVENQDRYMHERRVFTITKIMASEAIPNVSKWLRHRRKFQLSTKDVLLAAVKSRKMRKA; encoded by the coding sequence ATGCAGAGAAATAGCCGCATCACCTTCTCCATATGTATCCCTGCCTACAAGAGCAAGCACCTCAAGGAATGCATTGACAGCATCCTTGCACAGACCATTGGCGACTTTGAGCTGATCATCCTTAACGACTGCTCCCCACAGCCTGTTGAAGAGGTGGTTTCCCAATTTGATGACAAAAGGATACAGTACCATAAAAACGACAAAAATGTCGGGGCACTTCATTTGGTCCAGAACTGGAACAAATGCCTCTCCCTTGCCAGCGGGGAGTTTATTGTGATCATGGGAGACGATGACCTCCTTGAGCCCGATTACCTGGAAGCATTCAGCAGGCTTATCGCTGCCCATCCCTCCCTGGATGTTTACCATTGCCGAAGCAAGATCATTGACGATAGGGGAACACCATGGCTGCTCACGCCCGCCTGCCCCGAGCTCGAGGATGTCTATGACAGCATCTGGCACCGCCTGAACCAATACCGGTCCAATTATATCTCTGATTATATGTACCGCAGTGGGCCACTCCGCGACCAAGGCGGATTTTACCAGCTGCCACTGGCCTGGGGATCCGATGACATCACCGCCTTTATGGCCACTGGCCAAAAGGGGATCGCCCACAGTCCAGAGGCCGTTTTCCGCTACAGGAGCCATTCCATGTCCATTTCCTCCACCTCCACAAACGGGCTGGAAAAGTTGGATGCGGACATGGGCTATGCTGCCTGGCTGAAGAAATTCCTGCAGGAAAACCCCATGGGGGAAACCGAAACGGTCATTTACCGACACTTGGTCGAAAATCAGGACCGCTACATGCATGAACGGAGGGTCTTTACGATCACCAAGATCATGGCCTCCGAAGCCATTCCCAACGTCTCCAAATGGCTTCGCCACCGAAGAAAGTTCCAGCTTTCGACCAAGGATGTCTTACTGGCCGCTGTGAAAAGCCGAAAAATGAGAAAGGCGTGA
- a CDS encoding glycosyltransferase family 4 protein — MEQKRKVLIDGRWAGDTGIGRLYREVMQAAPPQVDRHYVQTNAGLGSMFSPIALAKDIARSDGEIFYSPSFMPPLYSKMPYVFTVHDLMHLFYYSPMHRIYYQQVIARLAKRAKQIITVSHFSKAQLVTLLGIPENQVTVIYNGVDDHFLSNQDAMSLDRPYFLYIGNRRANKNLPAMVKAFARAQIPDDFVLALSGKTDPQLDGLIRELGIEKRVQFLGYIPEEDLPKVYKGAHATLFVSKMEGFGLPVLESMASGTPVLTSTESSLPEISGGAALCADPSDILDIQRSIERLVGDQGMYEGLVERGLQRARQFPWSRTAAQTWELILS, encoded by the coding sequence ATGGAACAAAAAAGAAAAGTATTGATTGACGGCCGCTGGGCTGGGGATACAGGGATCGGAAGGCTATACCGGGAAGTCATGCAGGCTGCGCCCCCACAGGTGGACCGTCACTATGTACAGACCAATGCAGGCCTGGGCAGTATGTTCAGCCCTATTGCGCTTGCCAAGGACATTGCCAGGTCAGATGGGGAAATTTTCTACAGTCCCTCGTTTATGCCCCCGTTATATTCGAAAATGCCCTATGTTTTCACCGTGCACGACCTGATGCACCTGTTTTATTATTCGCCCATGCACCGGATATATTACCAGCAGGTAATCGCTCGGCTTGCCAAGCGTGCCAAACAGATCATCACCGTTTCCCATTTCAGTAAGGCCCAGCTGGTCACGCTGTTGGGCATTCCCGAAAACCAGGTCACGGTCATCTACAACGGGGTGGACGATCATTTTCTGTCCAATCAAGATGCCATGTCCCTTGACCGTCCCTATTTCCTGTACATCGGCAACCGTCGGGCCAACAAAAACCTCCCCGCCATGGTGAAGGCCTTTGCCCGCGCACAAATTCCGGATGACTTTGTCCTTGCGCTGAGCGGAAAGACCGATCCCCAGCTCGATGGGCTGATCCGGGAACTGGGTATTGAAAAAAGGGTGCAGTTTTTGGGGTATATTCCAGAGGAAGACCTACCGAAGGTTTACAAGGGCGCCCATGCCACGCTGTTTGTTTCCAAAATGGAAGGTTTTGGATTGCCGGTTCTGGAGTCGATGGCATCAGGAACACCTGTGCTCACCTCTACGGAGAGCAGCCTACCGGAAATCTCAGGTGGTGCCGCGCTATGCGCCGATCCTTCCGATATCCTGGACATCCAGCGAAGTATCGAGCGGCTTGTTGGCGACCAGGGCATGTACGAAGGGCTTGTCGAGCGGGGACTTCAACGGGCGCGGCAATTCCCCTGGAGCCGTACGGCAGCACAAACCTGGGAGCTGATACTTTCATAA
- a CDS encoding O-antigen ligase family protein, protein MSTTLQQQNSALPLPVLEWKDIQLSELVFCMAIAATCLPVKVYPALFLASAAFSYYESGKKYLAPWVIGLGVFTLYALISFFQVYEGQAVLVTGIIKLIINFAFLYCSFNWLAQRNNQNLLYLLDITLHVVFALLLLQLLIYHEALHFRLITGSSSSGQASMLYDPQLYFWGLADKNMLGARIALLGFLYLLIPVIRYRRIALWRIIYIFLLAYLSLSRTPIVALLIGCGYLLWTVLSKKYRIVMLVGLAILVPIVLEKVIRVDQLTASNDGMGVRLVYWQAFFAHIGDISIWGNGFMKAPAFLNRYAQFYHGEPHIHNTFMSCYLELGIIGLASFVLFLAGYARSCFIINPHIHFWIACFLPLLAIMCILYSGYDNDIVMYLVLLVPLGTCRDNLPFSDVNIGLWNKKEKY, encoded by the coding sequence ATGTCCACGACCCTACAGCAACAAAACAGTGCCCTGCCCCTGCCCGTCCTGGAATGGAAGGACATCCAACTTTCCGAGTTGGTGTTCTGCATGGCCATTGCGGCTACTTGCCTGCCGGTCAAGGTCTATCCGGCCCTGTTCTTGGCCTCCGCAGCATTTTCCTATTACGAATCCGGCAAAAAGTATTTGGCTCCCTGGGTGATCGGCCTTGGGGTGTTCACCCTTTATGCACTGATCAGCTTCTTTCAGGTGTATGAAGGACAGGCCGTCCTGGTCACTGGGATCATCAAATTGATCATCAACTTTGCCTTTTTATATTGCTCGTTCAACTGGCTTGCGCAGCGAAACAACCAAAATCTGCTCTACCTGTTGGACATCACCTTGCACGTGGTATTTGCCCTGCTGCTGTTACAGTTGCTGATCTACCACGAGGCCCTACATTTCCGGTTGATTACCGGTAGCAGTTCGTCTGGGCAGGCCAGTATGCTCTATGATCCGCAACTGTACTTTTGGGGATTGGCCGACAAGAACATGCTTGGTGCCCGCATTGCCCTGTTGGGATTCCTGTACCTCCTGATACCCGTCATCCGTTACCGACGGATTGCCCTCTGGCGAATCATCTACATTTTCCTACTTGCCTACCTGTCCCTCTCCAGAACGCCTATCGTGGCCCTGCTGATCGGCTGTGGCTACCTGCTATGGACAGTGCTCTCCAAAAAATACCGGATCGTCATGTTGGTTGGCTTGGCCATCTTGGTGCCCATTGTCCTCGAAAAGGTCATCCGCGTGGACCAGCTGACAGCCTCCAATGACGGCATGGGCGTGCGCTTGGTTTATTGGCAGGCATTCTTTGCCCATATTGGCGATATTTCGATCTGGGGCAACGGCTTTATGAAGGCCCCTGCCTTCCTGAACCGGTATGCACAATTTTACCATGGCGAGCCCCACATCCACAACACCTTTATGTCCTGCTATCTGGAACTGGGCATCATCGGGCTGGCATCGTTTGTCCTGTTTTTGGCAGGTTATGCCCGGTCTTGTTTTATCATAAATCCCCACATCCATTTCTGGATAGCATGCTTTTTGCCATTACTTGCCATCATGTGCATCCTTTACTCGGGATACGATAATGATATCGTGATGTACCTTGTCCTGCTGGTGCCATTGGGCACATGCCGGGACAATCTCCCCTTTAGCGATGTAAACATTGGGTTATGGAACAAAAAAGAAAAGTATTGA
- a CDS encoding polysaccharide pyruvyl transferase family protein translates to MENILIIGAFDRYNYGDLLFPLIIEKQLETLGKGYRFRFFGLVESDLSRVGGKPTEGLEAFYQACNATEENNHVIVAGGEALGVTWHSLFAALNPTYQKVHRYRYRLSKYIDLNAMARRFLKGKTTLPLVFTKDDFGKVSSVILNSLGGSGINKSVFGKYPFMKVKLDGVEYLAVRDRQTVENLQANQVAAQLFPDSAILMSEFYPIVDLRDRVTPSVREYVQANRGKYLFFQINRKNSLGEEAMIAGQLEQVYRQSATELCLCPIGKALDHDDHLALAEVRWQLDSPHTYFDADNIWDIMYLIANAKCYAGTSLHGAITAMSYAVPHVGLKVEKLNAYLATWGLPKNNFAVGFDKLFEQFKVAVSIDQAAYTEKQQIQVGQAKKAFDVIARVIAKGKELHKDQ, encoded by the coding sequence ATGGAAAATATTTTGATCATCGGTGCATTTGACCGGTACAATTATGGGGACCTGCTTTTTCCCTTGATTATCGAAAAGCAGTTGGAGACATTGGGGAAGGGGTACCGGTTCCGCTTTTTTGGATTGGTAGAAAGTGATCTTTCACGCGTGGGCGGGAAGCCCACCGAAGGACTGGAGGCCTTTTACCAAGCATGCAATGCCACTGAAGAAAACAACCACGTCATCGTAGCGGGAGGGGAGGCATTGGGCGTGACCTGGCACTCGCTGTTTGCCGCGCTGAACCCCACTTACCAAAAGGTGCACCGCTACCGCTATCGCCTTTCCAAGTATATTGACCTGAACGCCATGGCCCGCAGGTTTCTGAAAGGCAAGACGACCTTGCCACTGGTGTTTACCAAGGACGATTTCGGAAAGGTGAGCTCGGTAATCCTTAACTCCCTGGGAGGATCGGGGATCAATAAAAGCGTATTTGGGAAATATCCTTTTATGAAGGTCAAGCTTGATGGGGTGGAATACCTAGCGGTAAGGGATCGGCAAACCGTCGAAAACCTACAGGCCAATCAAGTGGCCGCGCAACTTTTTCCGGATTCGGCCATATTGATGTCGGAATTTTATCCCATTGTCGATCTAAGGGACCGGGTGACCCCATCCGTGAGGGAGTACGTGCAGGCCAATCGTGGAAAGTACCTGTTTTTCCAGATCAACAGAAAAAATAGCCTGGGCGAAGAAGCAATGATAGCGGGGCAACTGGAGCAGGTCTATCGACAATCGGCCACAGAGCTGTGCCTTTGCCCCATCGGCAAAGCCTTGGACCATGATGACCATCTCGCCCTGGCCGAAGTACGCTGGCAGCTGGACAGTCCCCATACTTATTTTGATGCGGACAATATCTGGGACATCATGTACCTGATCGCAAATGCCAAATGCTATGCGGGAACCAGTCTCCATGGGGCCATTACCGCGATGAGCTATGCCGTACCCCACGTAGGGCTTAAGGTAGAGAAACTCAATGCCTATTTGGCCACTTGGGGGCTGCCCAAGAATAATTTTGCAGTGGGCTTTGACAAGCTCTTTGAACAGTTTAAGGTAGCCGTTTCCATTGACCAAGCGGCTTACACCGAAAAACAGCAAATCCAGGTGGGCCAAGCGAAGAAGGCCTTTGATGTCATTGCGCGTGTAATTGCAAAAGGGAAGGAATTGCACAAAGACCAATAG
- a CDS encoding glycosyltransferase family 4 protein, whose amino-acid sequence MNSTKITLRETERKSQGKKSANKVLNMDIIFNPPINAENKYIQIMVDPLQREGYRIHELDGLFSSWKHFRSIRLVHLNWFENIDDGSLFKGFKSFFRKTFVLTVLHLSGKKLVWTMHNRMTHEKKTGKMSGLLTNLLLAWSDAIIIHCTLSRQLLLERSPSLAQKIHYIPHPDFVDSYGPAKATAPSKEEPLKLLFVGAVKPYKNIELLMETVGDMERVSLTIAGKPKDPAYAHALIQLARNRPNINLQLEFIPDSQLPELLGNTDLVVLPYDLNSSLNSGTVILAFSYQKTVICPEIGTLVDMQEARGNFFAYRYQDAAGHRQALRSAIKKAMAFKKQDEKVLVEMGKAMQDHILRHQPKSLVGNKLRKLYTKLSTD is encoded by the coding sequence GTGAACAGCACGAAGATCACCTTAAGGGAAACCGAAAGAAAAAGCCAGGGCAAAAAATCAGCTAACAAGGTTTTGAACATGGATATCATCTTTAATCCACCCATAAACGCCGAAAACAAGTATATCCAGATCATGGTGGATCCCCTCCAGCGGGAGGGATACCGTATCCATGAACTGGACGGTCTGTTTTCCAGCTGGAAGCACTTTCGTAGCATCCGCCTGGTCCACCTCAATTGGTTTGAAAATATCGACGACGGCTCGTTATTCAAGGGCTTCAAGAGTTTTTTCCGGAAAACATTTGTGCTGACAGTCCTCCATCTGAGCGGAAAAAAACTGGTATGGACCATGCACAACAGGATGACCCACGAAAAGAAAACCGGTAAAATGAGCGGTTTGTTGACCAACCTACTGCTCGCCTGGTCGGATGCTATTATCATCCACTGTACCCTTTCCAGACAATTGCTACTGGAAAGGTCACCTTCCCTTGCCCAAAAGATCCATTACATCCCACATCCGGACTTTGTGGACAGTTATGGCCCTGCCAAGGCCACTGCCCCCTCTAAGGAAGAACCACTAAAATTGCTGTTTGTGGGCGCGGTCAAACCGTATAAAAACATAGAGCTGCTGATGGAAACGGTCGGCGATATGGAAAGGGTCTCCCTGACCATTGCCGGCAAGCCAAAGGATCCCGCCTATGCACATGCCCTTATCCAATTGGCCCGCAACCGTCCCAATATCAACCTGCAACTGGAATTCATCCCTGACAGCCAGCTTCCTGAGCTGCTTGGGAACACCGATCTGGTGGTATTGCCCTATGACCTGAACAGCAGCCTGAATTCCGGTACCGTCATATTGGCCTTCAGCTACCAAAAAACCGTGATCTGTCCGGAAATTGGCACATTGGTTGATATGCAGGAAGCACGTGGAAATTTCTTTGCCTACCGTTACCAAGATGCTGCGGGGCACCGACAGGCGCTCAGGTCGGCCATAAAAAAGGCCATGGCCTTTAAAAAACAGGATGAAAAGGTACTTGTGGAAATGGGCAAGGCCATGCAGGACCATATCCTGCGGCACCAGCCCAAGTCCCTGGTCGGCAACAAGCTCAGAAAACTCTACACAAAATTGTCAACGGACTAG
- a CDS encoding glycosyltransferase family 4 protein, translating to MKILYINSLYAPDIRGGAELSLKLIVEGMQSKGFDVAVLSMAPDGGLRSSTVDGVTVYRAGLKNRYWPYDTSQPPAYQRLLWHVKDRENRDMAAFVQEVLEKEKPDLVSCHNLAGWSIAVWEEVHAKGIPIVQVLHDLYLLCANSNMFRNDTACKGICMECKLLRLHHQRKSAQVSTVVGISQSILSRFTDEGYFPNAKGHVIYNTRHIPDPGSPRTKETGSPLRVGYLGTLSKIKGVEWLIDTVKEADFPVELYIAGKGKDTYEAHLTAMGSGNDNITFMGYSKPADLFAQIDVLVVPSLWEEPLGMVAIEALAHHLPVIANHSGGLKETVQDGVNGLFCYAERPGSLGKALKKLQESPAYYGQLSAQARSSVAPILDRERMVYAYRSVLEETLKNHPVTSIA from the coding sequence ATGAAAATACTCTACATCAATTCACTATACGCCCCTGACATCCGAGGTGGGGCCGAACTTTCGCTCAAACTCATCGTGGAAGGCATGCAGTCCAAGGGTTTTGATGTAGCCGTATTGTCGATGGCACCTGACGGCGGCCTGCGCTCTTCCACCGTGGATGGCGTAACAGTCTATCGCGCCGGCCTCAAAAACAGGTATTGGCCATATGACACCTCCCAGCCCCCTGCCTACCAACGGTTGCTTTGGCACGTCAAGGACCGCGAAAACCGGGATATGGCCGCCTTCGTCCAAGAGGTCTTGGAAAAGGAAAAACCTGATCTTGTTTCCTGCCATAACCTTGCCGGCTGGTCGATTGCGGTCTGGGAGGAGGTTCACGCCAAGGGCATTCCCATTGTACAAGTCCTGCACGACCTTTACCTGCTTTGCGCCAACAGCAATATGTTCAGGAACGACACGGCCTGCAAAGGCATTTGTATGGAATGTAAGCTACTCAGACTTCACCACCAGCGAAAATCCGCACAGGTCAGTACGGTAGTGGGGATCAGCCAAAGTATCCTGTCACGATTTACCGATGAAGGATATTTCCCCAACGCCAAGGGACATGTCATCTACAACACCCGTCACATCCCAGATCCCGGAAGTCCCAGGACCAAGGAGACGGGCAGCCCACTGCGTGTGGGATATTTGGGAACTTTGTCGAAGATAAAGGGGGTAGAATGGCTGATCGATACGGTCAAGGAGGCCGATTTCCCTGTTGAACTCTACATTGCCGGCAAGGGCAAGGATACCTACGAGGCGCACCTCACTGCCATGGGGTCCGGAAATGACAACATTACCTTTATGGGCTATTCAAAACCTGCAGACCTGTTCGCCCAAATCGATGTGCTGGTGGTGCCCTCCCTGTGGGAAGAACCGCTGGGCATGGTGGCCATCGAGGCACTCGCCCATCACCTTCCCGTCATCGCCAATCACTCCGGCGGGCTGAAAGAGACTGTTCAGGACGGCGTAAACGGCCTTTTTTGTTATGCTGAACGCCCAGGCTCACTTGGGAAAGCACTGAAAAAGCTTCAGGAATCTCCGGCCTACTATGGTCAACTGAGTGCCCAGGCCAGGTCTTCAGTGGCCCCGATCCTGGACCGGGAAAGAATGGTATATGCCTATCGGTCCGTGCTGGAAGAGACCTTAAAAAATCATCCTGTAACCTCCATCGCCTGA
- a CDS encoding lipopolysaccharide biosynthesis protein, with the protein MAGQSPVKKIFSGSVWGIAAKVLDAVAKFVTIPLLVGYYGKSDYGLIALAFSLNAYLRLMDLGMNIGSVRYFAMWESRAEYGKIANASRSSMVFYGLIGLANALIFVVMADFGPEFFNISPEQAPTYRVMMYILAASTVFNWLSNVVIQLLSAKDELGYVNRITVISSVLNFLFALAAIHFKWPLTVYFLFYTLSLLVVIPFNVHRLRLYPVPLGTLLLPKWDGKAFRQILGYSVAIFAMGLFQFSAKELRPILLAKFASGIDVLTDYRVIQTIANLIMSFGSIFLQVLLPSASKAHAENDHGKMAKMVFEATRYISIFLTLVVFGLILNADNLLVLYMGESYLDLSKWLIIWLLTVLLSMHNTPVASLVLSSGKTKVLVFSAAIGCLISLPITVVFAKEMGVGAAVIGYLVYMLIQMGFFYFYYIPKVLHLSSTRIFFKAFSPSLLGAVIAMFLAGFAGTLADIARPYMEMAVESTVFFIVFAGFHWAFVIKRSDIDYLKSNLLNRSRSHAEK; encoded by the coding sequence ATGGCGGGACAATCTCCAGTAAAGAAAATCTTCTCCGGCTCAGTCTGGGGCATCGCTGCCAAGGTGCTCGATGCGGTGGCAAAGTTTGTGACCATTCCACTACTGGTGGGCTACTACGGAAAGTCCGACTATGGGCTTATTGCTCTGGCCTTTTCCCTGAATGCCTATCTCCGCCTGATGGACTTGGGCATGAACATCGGTTCTGTCCGGTATTTTGCCATGTGGGAGTCCAGGGCCGAATACGGCAAGATCGCCAATGCCTCACGGTCCAGCATGGTATTTTACGGTCTTATCGGCCTGGCCAATGCCTTGATATTTGTGGTGATGGCCGACTTCGGCCCCGAATTCTTCAATATCAGTCCGGAGCAAGCTCCCACCTACAGGGTAATGATGTACATCCTTGCCGCCAGTACGGTGTTCAACTGGCTGTCCAACGTGGTAATCCAGCTCCTTAGTGCCAAGGACGAACTCGGCTACGTCAACCGCATCACGGTCATCAGCAGCGTCCTCAACTTCCTCTTCGCCCTGGCGGCCATCCATTTCAAGTGGCCATTGACGGTCTATTTTCTCTTTTACACCCTCTCTCTTTTGGTGGTCATTCCCTTTAATGTCCACCGGCTCAGGCTGTACCCTGTTCCCTTGGGCACGCTCCTGCTTCCCAAATGGGACGGAAAGGCCTTCAGGCAGATCCTCGGCTACAGCGTCGCAATCTTTGCCATGGGGCTGTTCCAGTTTTCCGCCAAGGAACTGAGGCCTATTTTACTGGCCAAATTTGCCAGCGGAATCGATGTGCTCACGGACTACCGCGTGATCCAGACCATTGCCAATCTGATCATGTCCTTTGGCAGTATCTTTCTCCAGGTGCTACTCCCTTCGGCCTCCAAGGCCCATGCAGAAAACGATCATGGGAAGATGGCCAAGATGGTTTTTGAAGCCACACGGTACATTTCCATCTTCCTGACACTGGTAGTCTTTGGCCTTATCCTGAATGCCGACAACCTGCTGGTGCTCTACATGGGCGAAAGCTACCTTGACCTCAGCAAATGGCTGATCATCTGGCTACTTACCGTACTGCTGTCGATGCACAACACCCCCGTGGCCAGTTTGGTGCTGAGTTCGGGAAAGACCAAAGTGCTGGTATTTTCCGCTGCCATCGGCTGCCTCATCTCGCTGCCGATCACCGTGGTCTTTGCCAAGGAGATGGGCGTGGGGGCTGCTGTCATTGGCTACTTGGTATATATGCTGATCCAAATGGGCTTCTTCTATTTCTATTATATCCCCAAGGTGTTGCACCTCAGCAGTACCCGCATCTTTTTCAAAGCCTTCTCCCCTTCGCTTTTGGGCGCAGTTATTGCAATGTTCCTGGCAGGTTTCGCCGGAACCCTTGCCGACATTGCCCGGCCATATATGGAAATGGCCGTGGAATCCACGGTGTTTTTCATCGTTTTTGCAGGCTTTCACTGGGCCTTTGTCATCAAGCGTTCCGATATCGATTACCTAAAAAGCAACCTTCTAAACCGCTCAAGATCCCATGCAGAGAAATAG